The genomic stretch GTGCAAATCCAATGATTAATGCGCCGCCAAGTAAGTCCTTCGCTCCAAGAATAAAGTTATCAGCTATACCAGAAGGAGAAATACCTCCTAAAATCCCCATGATTACACCGAACAATAGGAATAATCCTGCAATTTCGGTAATATACCAGCCATATTTCAGCACACCGATAATCAATACCACATAGTTGACCAAGAAAGCAGCTAATACTAGCTTATGACGCGTGGTCATCTTGGCAGTATTTTTTATGGCAGATGCATCTGCCTTTCTGCTGAATTTCCCGTATATGCCAAGCTCCGGATTCTTTTTCACCTTCTTGGCATGCCGCATCACATAGAAAACGGCTGCTAGGTATAAGATGACAAAAACAACAATTCGAAAGCCAATGCCCGAGAATGTTGGCAGTTCCGCAATACCTTGGGCAATTCCGACTGTAAATGGATTCATGACAGCAGCTGTAAAGCCCACGCCAGCGCCAAGCACCACAATTGCAAACCCAGTTAATGCATCAAATCCGAGCGCTATTGTCATCGGTGCCAAGATGGCAACATACACAATTGTCTCATCTGACATCCCCATTAAAGCTCCTGCTGCTGCAAAGAAAAGCATCAAAACAGGAATCAAAAGCATCTCTTTCTTCGCCATTTTTCTGCTAAGCATATAGATGAAAGCATCTAAAGCTCCTGTTGCGGTAAAAATACCAAATGCACCGCCAACTATAAGGACGAAAAAGATAATATTCGCACCATTGACCATACCAGCATGAATACTATTGAAAATCCCAAGCAAACCAACATTCTCTCCATTAATATAATGGAATGTTTCCGGCAAGATAACACTGCGGCCATCCTGCTCCACATGATCGTAAGCTCCGCCTGGAACGATATAAGTTAATATTGCAGCTACAATGATGAATGCAAAAATCATCACGTAGAC from Terribacillus sp. DMT04 encodes the following:
- a CDS encoding YfcC family protein produces the protein MNSLQESQQLSAKKKKPKQFNVYVMIFAFIIVAAILTYIVPGGAYDHVEQDGRSVILPETFHYINGENVGLLGIFNSIHAGMVNGANIIFFVLIVGGAFGIFTATGALDAFIYMLSRKMAKKEMLLIPVLMLFFAAAGALMGMSDETIVYVAILAPMTIALGFDALTGFAIVVLGAGVGFTAAVMNPFTVGIAQGIAELPTFSGIGFRIVVFVILYLAAVFYVMRHAKKVKKNPELGIYGKFSRKADASAIKNTAKMTTRHKLVLAAFLVNYVVLIIGVLKYGWYITEIAGLFLLFGVIMGILGGISPSGIADNFILGAKDLLGGALIIGFAQAILVIFNTSGMMDTFLYHAANALETIPAALSAVGMLFLQMGINFFVPSGSGQAALTMPLMAPLSDMIGVTRQTAVLAYQFGDGISNMILPTGNIIALLAIAGIGYGKWVKWFLPFFFIQIGIAIITLIVAQAIQYGPF